One genomic segment of Chitinophaga sancti includes these proteins:
- a CDS encoding SusC/RagA family TonB-linked outer membrane protein — MRYRTLLYMLAFSGKVLAQSVPDSIPTASVSKVSGEELYKTPAANITNTFYGRLPGIITEQASGEPGYDNASFVIRGMGTYDNNDLAIFVDGFQVNNTYFQYLSAIEIAEVKLYKDAAALAAFGMRGANGVLWITTKRGHAGKPTVQVQVRNGVQQAENINKPLRSYDYARLYNQAVSNDLYAVNNHQYIYTPKYTTTQLEAYKNGTGTDIDWFDEVLKKNAVFRDANITFSGGDTTTRYALIVDYMKNQGLYNVETNSTTSNAQIQRFNLRANLDFSFFKIFEARVDLGGRIEDRRYPNFNGPSLWNNMAVYPSNVYPVKDETGNWSGTTVYSNNPVASLKALGWTSTHDRTLQANFNLKEKLDFITPGLYLNEAVSFNTWTRSAASKTATYARYYNGVQTTTDVTSDLVASASSPTNQYDWKQANLSAGYDRTFGSHAVHALVNYFASNYIEDWNGNFNGSGYNTGNNIFHHYTNLGGTINYTYREKYMLGFGFGYSGSDNYAIGQNHGFYPAISAGWIALTAPRYLKVRASAGKSGNENSAQGRYLYQQYYGTSTAFYTGVTSLNSNTAIAPTYIANPDIFAEHSMKYNVGFDMTLIKKLDIIADAYMDKRGGIITYDQASYAATIGTALMYKNIGKMTNKGFELTMNYHDTWKGLGYHVGGSMLYHKNTVDYKAEIAPVNSFSKTTGLSVNTPTGLISEGFYQTDDFNADGTLKSGQPVPVFGAVQPGDLKYKDLDNSGFVDQNDVTKIGHPAYPSLYYSFNASLDYKGFDVAILFQGGAGADFNLLNAATQTLAFVSNNNAFPMAKGAWAYYPSEGIDTRNTATYPRLTTQSNTNNYRNSTFWIKKNNYLRIRNIEVGYSLPEAFLKRAHLSRLRLFMSATNPVTISKLLRDYNFDPETPTGYPGLKSYIGGLSVSFN, encoded by the coding sequence ATGCGCTACAGAACGCTACTATATATGCTGGCCTTTTCCGGTAAAGTGCTGGCGCAATCCGTTCCGGATTCGATACCTACGGCTTCCGTGTCAAAGGTATCCGGGGAGGAATTATACAAGACACCGGCTGCAAATATCACCAATACCTTCTATGGCCGTCTGCCAGGTATCATTACCGAACAGGCCAGCGGCGAGCCGGGCTATGACAATGCCAGCTTTGTAATTCGCGGCATGGGCACTTACGATAATAATGACCTCGCCATATTTGTAGATGGATTTCAGGTGAACAATACCTACTTCCAGTATTTATCTGCCATAGAAATTGCGGAAGTTAAATTATATAAAGACGCCGCTGCACTTGCTGCCTTTGGTATGCGTGGCGCAAACGGCGTACTATGGATCACTACAAAAAGAGGCCATGCAGGCAAACCCACCGTACAGGTGCAGGTGAGGAATGGCGTACAACAGGCGGAAAATATCAATAAACCATTGCGGTCTTATGACTATGCACGGCTCTATAATCAGGCAGTGAGCAATGACCTGTACGCAGTAAACAACCATCAATATATTTACACGCCAAAGTATACCACCACACAACTGGAGGCGTATAAAAATGGTACTGGTACAGATATAGACTGGTTTGATGAGGTTCTGAAAAAGAACGCCGTATTCAGAGATGCAAATATTACTTTCAGTGGCGGTGACACGACTACCCGGTATGCACTCATCGTAGATTACATGAAGAACCAGGGTTTGTATAATGTGGAAACAAATTCCACTACTTCAAATGCACAGATCCAGCGCTTTAACCTGCGGGCCAACCTGGATTTTAGCTTCTTCAAAATATTCGAAGCCAGGGTAGACCTGGGTGGCCGTATTGAAGACAGGCGATATCCGAACTTCAACGGTCCGAGCTTATGGAATAATATGGCAGTATACCCTTCCAATGTGTACCCGGTGAAAGATGAAACGGGCAACTGGTCAGGTACGACCGTTTATTCAAATAACCCTGTGGCATCGCTGAAAGCACTGGGTTGGACATCGACACATGACAGAACATTACAGGCGAATTTTAACCTGAAAGAAAAACTGGATTTCATTACTCCCGGGTTATACCTGAATGAAGCAGTGAGTTTCAATACATGGACCAGAAGCGCTGCCAGCAAAACAGCTACTTATGCACGTTATTATAATGGCGTGCAAACGACAACAGATGTTACTTCAGATCTTGTAGCCAGTGCCAGTTCACCGACTAACCAGTACGACTGGAAACAAGCGAACCTGAGTGCAGGGTATGACCGTACTTTTGGTTCCCATGCTGTACATGCACTGGTGAATTACTTTGCCAGCAACTATATAGAAGACTGGAATGGCAATTTCAATGGTTCAGGATATAATACAGGCAATAATATCTTCCATCACTATACGAACTTAGGCGGCACCATTAACTATACATACCGTGAAAAGTATATGTTGGGCTTTGGTTTTGGATATAGCGGTTCAGACAACTATGCTATAGGGCAGAACCATGGTTTCTATCCGGCCATCTCTGCGGGATGGATCGCACTGACAGCGCCTCGTTACCTGAAAGTGAGAGCTTCTGCTGGCAAATCAGGAAATGAAAATTCTGCCCAGGGCAGGTATCTTTACCAGCAGTATTATGGCACCTCCACCGCATTCTATACGGGGGTGACCAGTTTGAATTCTAACACAGCCATCGCACCTACCTATATAGCCAACCCTGATATCTTTGCAGAGCACAGCATGAAGTATAATGTCGGCTTTGATATGACCCTGATTAAGAAACTGGATATTATAGCAGATGCATACATGGATAAACGTGGGGGTATAATCACCTACGATCAGGCCAGTTATGCCGCTACTATTGGCACGGCACTGATGTATAAGAACATCGGGAAGATGACGAATAAAGGATTTGAACTCACGATGAACTACCATGATACATGGAAAGGGTTGGGTTACCATGTAGGGGGCAGCATGCTGTATCATAAGAACACAGTAGACTATAAAGCTGAAATTGCGCCTGTGAATAGTTTTAGCAAAACGACAGGGTTATCTGTCAATACGCCCACGGGGTTAATATCAGAAGGGTTTTACCAGACAGACGATTTCAATGCAGATGGTACATTAAAGTCAGGACAACCAGTACCAGTTTTTGGTGCAGTACAGCCCGGAGATCTGAAATACAAAGACCTAGACAATAGCGGATTCGTGGATCAGAATGACGTGACTAAAATCGGGCATCCGGCCTATCCATCTCTGTATTATTCTTTTAATGCATCACTGGATTACAAAGGTTTTGATGTGGCGATCCTATTTCAGGGAGGTGCTGGTGCTGATTTCAATCTGCTAAATGCAGCCACGCAGACCCTGGCATTCGTAAGTAATAACAATGCCTTCCCAATGGCCAAAGGTGCCTGGGCCTATTATCCGTCAGAAGGTATTGACACAAGGAACACGGCTACCTATCCAAGGCTCACGACCCAGTCAAATACCAATAATTACCGGAATTCAACTTTCTGGATAAAGAAAAACAATTACCTGCGCATCAGGAATATAGAAGTAGGCTATTCTTTGCCTGAGGCATTCCTGAAAAGAGCACACCTGAGCCGTTTGCGCCTGTTTATGAGTGCGACGAATCCTGTCACCATCAGCAAGCTCTTAAGGGATTACAACTTTGATCCGGAGACCCCAACAGGATACCCTGGACTGAAGTCGTACATCGGTGGACTCAGTGTTTCATTTAACTAA
- a CDS encoding RagB/SusD family nutrient uptake outer membrane protein, whose product MQKLTIYIVILLVLSACSKDFLNTKIDSSETDETLNSDYSTLISLGNAPYAYIRNGFLSVDDNLFAAATDEAEQTSGISNAQLFNQGSWNATTNPDNYYTSYYRGIRAANYFLEHSVNYKDILGANRDTISAAGAISYKNDVTNVAWYRAEAHILRAYFYFELSKRYGGVPLLTRVLNADENTIMPATPYDSVMSFIVDEVTSYQDSLQVNWKTSSFSNYDGRFTKGVALALKARALLFWASPLHNTGGDVVRWQQAAAAAHDVIALGIYSLSADYRNYFLQSNTLSSGETILAVRQAANHYMETLNYPISTSGGQSGVTPSENLVSDYEYTGTPDPANPYTNRDPRLGMSVVTNGSTWNSRVINEAPGGTDDMANTNASKTGYYLKKFLNDGLNLVQGGTATHHWVVMRYGEVLLEYAEAMNEAYGPDNDNGYGLTARAAINMVRARTGVNMPAVTATSQDEFRTAVKHERRIELAFEDYRYWDLLRWKDAATALNKPLLGVKVNNGVYTTFSVEERVFDASKMYYYPFPQTEISISKGVLVQNPGW is encoded by the coding sequence ATGCAGAAACTAACAATCTATATAGTCATTTTGCTGGTGCTGAGTGCCTGCTCAAAAGACTTCCTAAATACAAAGATCGATTCATCCGAAACAGACGAGACGCTCAATTCGGATTACAGTACCCTGATCTCCCTGGGCAATGCGCCATATGCATATATCAGGAATGGCTTTTTATCTGTGGATGATAATCTTTTTGCAGCGGCCACAGACGAGGCGGAACAAACTTCAGGTATTTCCAATGCACAGCTGTTTAACCAGGGAAGCTGGAATGCAACGACGAACCCGGATAACTACTACACTAGCTATTATAGGGGTATCAGGGCGGCGAATTACTTCCTTGAACACTCCGTGAATTACAAAGATATCTTAGGTGCTAACAGGGACACGATCTCCGCTGCCGGGGCTATCAGTTACAAAAATGATGTGACGAATGTGGCATGGTACAGGGCGGAAGCACACATTCTAAGAGCATACTTCTATTTTGAATTATCAAAAAGATATGGAGGTGTACCGCTGCTGACGAGGGTGCTGAATGCAGATGAGAATACGATTATGCCGGCTACGCCTTATGATAGTGTGATGAGTTTTATAGTTGATGAGGTAACATCCTATCAGGACAGTTTGCAGGTGAACTGGAAAACCTCTTCTTTTTCCAATTATGATGGCCGGTTTACAAAGGGGGTGGCACTGGCATTAAAGGCAAGAGCATTACTATTTTGGGCCAGTCCATTGCACAATACAGGCGGAGATGTGGTGAGATGGCAGCAGGCTGCTGCTGCTGCCCATGATGTGATTGCGTTAGGAATATATAGTTTATCGGCTGATTACAGGAATTACTTTTTACAAAGTAATACGTTAAGCAGCGGCGAAACGATTCTGGCAGTCAGGCAGGCAGCGAATCATTACATGGAAACCCTGAACTATCCCATCAGTACTTCCGGTGGTCAGAGCGGGGTAACACCTTCTGAAAATCTTGTATCAGATTATGAATATACAGGTACGCCGGATCCCGCGAACCCTTATACCAACCGTGATCCAAGACTGGGGATGAGTGTTGTAACAAATGGAAGTACCTGGAATAGCAGGGTGATCAACGAAGCCCCGGGTGGTACGGATGATATGGCAAATACAAATGCAAGTAAGACGGGGTATTATCTGAAAAAATTCCTGAATGATGGATTGAATCTTGTGCAGGGAGGTACTGCCACACACCATTGGGTGGTGATGCGATATGGAGAAGTATTGCTGGAATATGCAGAGGCGATGAATGAAGCCTATGGTCCGGATAATGATAATGGTTATGGATTAACAGCCAGGGCCGCGATCAATATGGTGCGTGCACGAACAGGGGTAAATATGCCGGCGGTGACAGCCACCAGTCAGGACGAATTCAGAACTGCTGTAAAGCATGAAAGAAGAATTGAATTAGCATTTGAGGATTATAGATACTGGGACCTGCTCAGGTGGAAGGATGCTGCAACGGCCTTAAATAAGCCTCTTTTAGGCGTAAAAGTGAATAATGGAGTATATACCACCTTCAGCGTAGAAGAGCGCGTTTTTGATGCCAGTAAGATGTATTATTATCCATTTCCGCAGACGGAGATCAGTATTTCCAAAGGAGTGCTGGTGCAAAACCCGGGTTGGTAA
- a CDS encoding DUF5013 domain-containing protein, which produces MKQSIIFIFLLSLWACKKDADSYGIPDIYMPQALNISGGISANYPVPTGTDSSTYNYTIDAAANKLNIILGVAQASTYKPAGYTVNVTTDADTIDLLKFNNILDANTILMPELLYTLPTSVSVPAGKSEGTFFLSLDIDQLKSSDYEGKKLALAVRLKSTGQYEIASNAAVTIVIVDVDALVIGPSKDISSQYLKNTSTPFTIAGLHSGGRWGTLTDWIANTAAKSHDGYGGYATDEGGTIDMESGWGSPAIHNGKIWQTTGSALPAGTYTFDVSDLDWQGTKDPTYIVVAPGLDTIPDYGDISGNTTIHYTLFSDPKITFTLTEETKVTVGFAANYIQDQQGFKIYSVKLLNYPKHL; this is translated from the coding sequence ATGAAACAATCAATCATTTTCATATTTCTTTTATCGCTCTGGGCTTGTAAAAAGGACGCCGACAGTTATGGCATTCCTGATATTTACATGCCTCAGGCGCTCAATATCTCTGGTGGTATCAGTGCTAATTATCCTGTGCCAACCGGTACGGATTCTTCCACCTATAATTACACCATTGATGCGGCTGCCAATAAACTCAATATCATCCTGGGTGTTGCCCAGGCAAGTACGTACAAACCAGCAGGTTATACTGTCAATGTTACAACCGATGCTGATACTATTGATCTCTTAAAGTTCAACAATATCCTGGACGCGAATACTATACTAATGCCGGAATTGCTCTATACCCTTCCAACTTCTGTCAGTGTTCCTGCCGGAAAAAGTGAGGGGACCTTTTTTCTATCACTCGATATCGATCAGTTAAAATCATCTGATTACGAAGGTAAGAAGCTCGCGCTGGCAGTAAGACTGAAAAGTACAGGGCAGTATGAAATAGCTTCCAATGCCGCGGTAACAATTGTGATTGTAGATGTAGATGCGCTGGTCATTGGCCCATCCAAAGATATTTCCTCCCAATATCTGAAGAATACCTCCACCCCATTCACGATCGCAGGTCTGCACTCAGGTGGCCGCTGGGGTACACTGACGGACTGGATTGCCAATACGGCGGCAAAAAGCCATGACGGGTATGGTGGGTATGCAACAGATGAAGGAGGCACCATAGATATGGAAAGTGGCTGGGGATCTCCGGCTATTCATAATGGCAAGATCTGGCAGACTACCGGCAGTGCGCTGCCTGCGGGTACCTATACTTTTGATGTATCTGATCTGGACTGGCAGGGAACAAAGGATCCGACTTATATTGTAGTAGCCCCGGGGTTGGATACGATTCCGGATTATGGGGATATAAGCGGGAATACGACGATTCATTATACGCTGTTCAGTGATCCAAAGATTACGTTTACGCTGACGGAAGAAACTAAAGTTACAGTTGGTTTTGCCGCGAATTATATTCAGGATCAGCAAGGGTTTAAGATATATAGTGTAAAACTATTAAATTATCCCAAGCACCTATAA
- a CDS encoding aspartate aminotransferase family protein has protein sequence MNQPTLVAAPVKDLFYEGAAAEYNAAITAAAERVTAFLENNKRPFSGIKPAALLAQFREVDFDTPLPDYERLFEEVDRLYIQHATAFHLPKYIAHLNCPVVIPALAAEVIISAINSSQDTYDQSAGGTFMERKLIDWTGAQIGYDDQCDGVFTAGGSQSNMMGLLLARDYYALNFLHHNIKLDGHPVEANRFRIFVSEKAHFSNQKNASLMGLGEQAVIKVATDERFRMDVGALEAAIQKERELGNIPIAVIATAGTTDFGNVDPLSGIAGVAKRNQLWYHVDAAYGCGLLLTDKYRYLLDGIELADSVTIDYHKSFFQPISASAFIVRNRVHLNIIRHHADYLNPKEQDYDALPAQINKSVTQSTRRFDALKLWFTLRLMGRQQLGAYTDTIIETAEAAACLIEEQEDFQLLSHSDLGVLVFRYYPAGLNVSPCELNKKIKERLFFSGEALIASTKVDGKFYLKFTILNPLTTIEDIKEILKAIREI, from the coding sequence ATGAATCAACCAACCCTGGTTGCTGCACCTGTAAAAGATCTCTTTTATGAGGGGGCAGCGGCAGAATACAATGCTGCTATCACGGCTGCTGCAGAGCGGGTGACGGCTTTTCTGGAAAATAATAAGCGACCATTTAGCGGGATAAAGCCCGCAGCTTTGCTGGCGCAGTTCAGGGAAGTGGATTTCGACACCCCGCTTCCTGATTATGAGCGATTGTTTGAAGAGGTGGATCGGTTGTATATTCAGCATGCAACGGCCTTTCATTTGCCTAAGTATATTGCACACCTGAATTGTCCGGTAGTAATACCGGCGCTGGCGGCAGAGGTGATCATCAGTGCGATCAATAGTAGCCAGGATACCTACGATCAGAGTGCGGGTGGAACATTTATGGAGCGGAAACTGATAGACTGGACGGGTGCGCAGATCGGGTATGATGATCAGTGTGATGGCGTGTTTACAGCAGGTGGGTCCCAGAGTAATATGATGGGGTTGTTGTTGGCAAGGGATTATTATGCGCTGAACTTCCTGCATCATAATATTAAGCTGGATGGGCATCCGGTAGAAGCCAACCGCTTCAGGATATTTGTATCTGAGAAGGCACATTTTAGTAATCAGAAGAATGCTTCGCTGATGGGGTTGGGAGAGCAGGCGGTGATAAAAGTGGCGACTGATGAACGGTTTAGGATGGATGTGGGTGCGCTGGAAGCCGCGATTCAGAAAGAAAGAGAATTGGGGAATATTCCAATAGCAGTGATAGCGACGGCTGGTACCACGGATTTCGGGAATGTAGATCCGTTATCGGGTATAGCAGGGGTGGCAAAGCGCAATCAGTTGTGGTATCATGTGGATGCGGCTTATGGTTGTGGGTTGTTATTGACGGATAAGTATCGTTATTTGCTGGATGGGATTGAGTTAGCAGATTCGGTGACGATTGATTATCATAAGTCGTTTTTTCAGCCGATCAGCGCTAGTGCATTTATTGTGAGGAACAGGGTACACCTGAATATTATCAGGCATCATGCAGATTATCTGAATCCGAAGGAGCAGGATTATGATGCGCTACCAGCTCAGATCAATAAATCGGTGACGCAGAGTACCAGGCGGTTTGATGCATTGAAATTATGGTTTACTTTAAGGCTCATGGGCAGGCAGCAGCTGGGGGCGTATACCGATACGATTATAGAAACGGCAGAAGCGGCGGCGTGTTTGATAGAGGAGCAGGAGGATTTCCAATTATTGAGTCATAGTGATCTGGGAGTGTTGGTATTTAGGTATTATCCGGCCGGCTTAAATGTATCGCCCTGTGAGTTGAATAAAAAGATAAAAGAGCGGTTGTTTTTTAGCGGGGAAGCATTGATAGCAAGTACGAAAGTAGATGGGAAGTTTTATCTGAAGTTTACTATTTTGAATCCTTTAACTACGATTGAGGATATCAAAGAAATATTAAAAGCAATCAGAGAAATTTAA
- a CDS encoding taurine catabolism dioxygenase TauD — protein sequence MEPNTANMPLMEPMHDVLLSVTRAYPPMAPLVIDITPRERAALTKLGDMLALAFGSYENPAFIAELHLHAFQLLPERISRILSSFGTDFSASQYGAIVLRGLVNVDQDQLGPTPPSYKQMDYTKINRYGFICALLHGAVPSKPVQYYAQRKGGGLLHAIIPDEKMNFTQTGSGSRTDLFVHTEDAFLFNAADFLSFLFLRNEENVPSSLYSIRSHGMLGPEMEALFQPIYKCPKDANYDADMAKGEEVTTPVLYGNRENPFIRFDAAEQIYNEAAGQTPEAMAHLKHFWEEARQLIYNDYIPESGDLIFVNNHLCAHGRNAFVAGYRKENDRMVKCERRMMLRMMSKTSLIGIRGVTHADDPYLIMEEHYGSLFK from the coding sequence ATGGAACCCAATACAGCGAACATGCCACTGATGGAACCCATGCATGATGTGTTGCTCTCCGTAACACGCGCCTATCCGCCAATGGCCCCACTCGTTATAGACATTACACCACGTGAAAGGGCTGCACTGACAAAACTGGGCGATATGCTGGCATTGGCATTTGGTAGCTATGAAAATCCGGCATTCATTGCCGAGTTGCATTTACATGCATTTCAGTTATTGCCAGAAAGAATATCACGTATCCTCAGCAGTTTTGGCACTGACTTCTCAGCTTCTCAATATGGGGCGATCGTACTGAGAGGGTTGGTGAATGTAGATCAGGATCAGCTGGGTCCTACACCCCCTTCTTATAAACAGATGGATTATACGAAGATCAACCGATATGGTTTTATCTGTGCGTTGTTGCATGGAGCGGTGCCTTCCAAGCCGGTACAGTACTATGCCCAGCGCAAGGGAGGTGGGTTATTGCATGCGATAATTCCCGATGAGAAAATGAATTTTACCCAGACAGGGTCCGGGTCAAGAACGGATTTGTTTGTACATACGGAAGATGCTTTTCTCTTTAATGCGGCGGATTTTTTGAGCTTTTTGTTTTTAAGGAATGAAGAAAATGTACCGAGTTCCCTGTATAGTATTCGTTCGCATGGAATGCTGGGACCGGAAATGGAAGCATTGTTCCAACCTATTTATAAATGCCCGAAAGATGCGAATTATGATGCTGATATGGCGAAGGGAGAGGAAGTGACTACACCGGTTTTGTATGGAAACAGGGAGAATCCTTTCATTCGATTTGATGCGGCAGAGCAAATATACAATGAAGCGGCCGGGCAAACTCCGGAGGCAATGGCTCACCTGAAGCATTTCTGGGAGGAGGCGAGGCAGCTGATATACAATGATTATATACCGGAGTCAGGTGATCTCATTTTTGTGAACAATCATTTGTGTGCCCATGGCAGAAATGCATTTGTGGCAGGATATCGGAAAGAGAATGACAGGATGGTGAAGTGTGAGCGGCGAATGATGTTGAGAATGATGAGTAAGACCAGTCTCATTGGCATCAGGGGAGTAACGCACGCGGACGACCCTTATTTAATTATGGAAGAACATTATGGCAGTCTATTTAAATAA
- a CDS encoding sterol desaturase family protein has protein sequence MNTYLPILLGKLQGVFGYVVLGLVVIEWLLLVISKKMESNREGWVNVLSYVLDSIPYFFLGKVVIFGTMMWLYQYRITTLGDAWYIWILTYLVYDFMFWLVHLLGHQVRFFWCIHGVHHTAEEMKLTVAVRGSFLGFLHIPLTIIWLPILGFDPFMIFICESIARLYGLYEHVNDHFDRYVGKQRFLEFLFITPSVHRVHHAKNYIYLDRNYGETFSIWDKLFRTFQTELDDIKPVYGILSEKINPKSLWQVQLLLWRDLWMDIRSAPRLIDKIRYVLKPPGWNHIDGGKMAATYRDEAWKEYQYPLSKKKKYGTQYSEHATDGTHA, from the coding sequence ATGAATACATATCTCCCCATCTTACTTGGAAAACTACAAGGCGTATTTGGCTACGTGGTCCTTGGCCTTGTTGTAATAGAATGGCTCTTACTGGTGATCAGTAAAAAAATGGAAAGCAACAGAGAAGGCTGGGTGAATGTATTATCTTATGTATTGGATAGCATTCCATATTTCTTCCTGGGCAAGGTGGTGATCTTTGGCACGATGATGTGGTTGTACCAATACAGGATCACCACACTGGGCGATGCCTGGTACATATGGATCCTCACTTATCTGGTGTACGATTTTATGTTTTGGCTGGTACACCTGTTAGGCCACCAGGTGCGCTTCTTCTGGTGTATACATGGTGTGCACCATACGGCCGAAGAGATGAAACTCACAGTGGCCGTGCGGGGATCCTTCCTGGGATTCCTGCATATCCCACTCACAATTATCTGGCTACCCATTTTAGGTTTTGATCCATTCATGATATTTATCTGTGAGTCTATTGCCAGACTTTATGGTTTGTATGAACATGTCAATGATCACTTTGACCGCTATGTCGGGAAACAACGATTCCTTGAATTCCTGTTTATCACACCATCTGTACACAGGGTACATCATGCAAAGAATTATATCTACCTGGATCGCAATTATGGTGAGACCTTCTCTATATGGGATAAATTGTTTCGCACGTTTCAGACAGAACTGGATGATATCAAACCCGTGTATGGCATCCTGAGTGAAAAGATTAACCCCAAAAGCCTCTGGCAGGTACAACTACTACTCTGGCGGGATCTATGGATGGATATCCGGTCTGCCCCCCGCCTGATTGATAAAATACGCTATGTCCTCAAACCTCCTGGATGGAATCATATAGACGGTGGCAAAATGGCTGCTACATACAGGGATGAAGCCTGGAAGGAATATCAATATCCACTTTCTAAAAAGAAAAAATATGGAACCCAATACAGCGAACATGCCACTGATGGAACCCATGCATGA
- a CDS encoding nitroreductase, which translates to MMTKGEMITDIIRNRRSIFADYYIDKPVPKPVIEEVLTNAIWAPNYKMTQPWRFIVLQGAQLIKFGSYLADYYSTQYERLLHYPARAGCVIVIIMTRSMKVVIEEWEELAAVACAVQNMALTCTAYDIGGYWDSCAACIEYAARFELAPNERCLGFFYMGYYDMAEYTSSKRRTGIEKKVTWLT; encoded by the coding sequence ATGATGACGAAAGGTGAAATGATTACGGATATCATCCGGAATCGCAGGAGCATTTTTGCGGATTATTATATAGATAAGCCTGTTCCCAAACCGGTTATAGAAGAAGTATTGACAAATGCAATTTGGGCGCCAAATTATAAAATGACCCAACCCTGGCGGTTTATTGTATTGCAGGGCGCACAGCTGATAAAGTTCGGATCGTATCTGGCGGATTACTACAGCACACAGTATGAACGGTTGTTACATTATCCTGCCAGAGCAGGATGTGTGATCGTGATCATCATGACGCGGAGTATGAAGGTAGTCATAGAAGAGTGGGAAGAACTGGCAGCAGTGGCCTGTGCCGTGCAGAACATGGCGCTGACCTGCACCGCCTATGATATAGGTGGATATTGGGATAGCTGCGCTGCCTGTATAGAATATGCCGCACGGTTTGAACTGGCACCAAATGAAAGATGCCTGGGATTTTTCTACATGGGTTATTATGATATGGCTGAATATACTTCCAGTAAACGGCGGACAGGGATTGAGAAAAAAGTGACCTGGTTAACATGA